A DNA window from Pseudomonas antarctica contains the following coding sequences:
- a CDS encoding IS5 family transposase, translating to MQKTFSELEYTGKKKQTRRDHFLADIEQLVPWAQLEAQVAPFYGDTTGKRRRPSIGLSRMLRMYVVQQCFGFSEEGTEDAVYDSQAIRGFMGIDLGIDLGRESAPDATTLLRFRRLLKTHQLTRVLFETINQHLASRGLLLKEGTIVDATLIAAPHSVKNREGKRDPEMHQAKKGNQWHFGMKAHIGVDATSGLMHSLVGTAANVADVTQVDKLLHGAETYVSGDAGYTGAAKHPEHAERDVIWSIAARPSSYQHHGKDSVLYRVKRKIEYAKPQLRAKVENPFQVIKVRFNHRKVRYLGLEKNTAQLFSLFGLANLMLAKRYMQRAAE from the coding sequence ATGCAGAAGACCTTCTCCGAACTCGAATACACCGGCAAGAAAAAGCAGACTCGCCGCGACCACTTCCTGGCTGATATAGAGCAGTTGGTGCCCTGGGCACAGCTGGAGGCGCAGGTGGCGCCGTTCTACGGCGACACCACCGGCAAGCGCAGACGCCCCTCGATTGGGTTGTCGCGCATGCTGCGCATGTATGTCGTGCAGCAGTGTTTCGGCTTCTCCGAAGAAGGCACCGAAGATGCCGTCTACGACAGCCAGGCCATTCGGGGCTTCATGGGCATCGATCTGGGTATCGATCTGGGCCGCGAGTCGGCACCGGACGCCACCACCTTGTTGCGTTTTCGACGCTTGCTGAAGACTCATCAACTGACGCGGGTACTGTTTGAAACGATCAACCAGCATCTGGCCAGTCGTGGCCTGCTGCTCAAGGAAGGCACCATCGTCGATGCCACACTGATCGCCGCGCCACACTCGGTCAAGAACCGAGAAGGCAAGCGCGATCCTGAGATGCATCAGGCCAAAAAAGGCAATCAGTGGCATTTTGGGATGAAGGCACACATCGGTGTCGACGCCACGTCGGGGCTGATGCACAGCCTGGTCGGAACGGCAGCCAACGTGGCCGATGTGACGCAGGTCGACAAGCTGCTCCACGGTGCAGAAACCTATGTCTCGGGCGATGCTGGATACACCGGTGCGGCCAAACACCCGGAGCATGCTGAACGGGACGTTATCTGGTCGATTGCAGCACGGCCAAGTAGCTATCAGCATCATGGCAAAGACAGCGTGCTGTACCGGGTCAAGCGCAAAATCGAATACGCCAAGCCTCAATTGCGTGCCAAGGTAGAGAATCCGTTCCAAGTGATCAAAGTGCGCTTCAATCATCGCAAAGTCCGTTACCTCGGATTGGAAAAGAACACGGCGCAGTTATTCAGTCTGTTTGGGTTAGCCAACCTGATGCTGGCCAAGAGGTATATGCAACGCGCGGCGGAATAA
- a CDS encoding GNAT family N-acetyltransferase translates to MNPVNNAAGPYRFYQDHRVHPTPQPPPPQQAKPSTSPSSKLEFSKTQIDSLKNSINTVAFQNPSHVDLLQMHGKINACIHYHKKAEASLENMNKIRHELSDAKKKLAELNGRFNSSNQQLAYHAQGRLQLNPQQIHTLQQTVKSLSESGLELNHKVGTLNRAGTNAAVSFDKALGARSLVGEADLFKLNMNDPSMARKFKNFIRELDLDSYNKRWDNLPRNQAVPGEDSETWLVLMHNEKIIGCTDFSPALDYKKSAVVNIIIDKKYHGSGVSKGLFEARNENLKKSGYAYQIGNVYDETNASHIEKLKSSGWHETKESIDFEDDLRSFWKAIDDRYANIPPKYDA, encoded by the coding sequence ATGAACCCGGTTAACAATGCTGCTGGACCTTATCGGTTTTACCAAGACCATAGAGTGCATCCTACCCCACAACCGCCCCCCCCTCAGCAAGCTAAGCCAAGTACAAGTCCCAGTTCGAAATTGGAATTTTCAAAAACACAGATTGATTCTCTAAAAAACAGTATAAATACAGTCGCGTTTCAAAATCCTAGTCATGTAGATTTGCTTCAGATGCATGGCAAAATTAATGCCTGTATCCATTATCATAAAAAGGCTGAAGCCTCTTTGGAAAACATGAACAAAATTCGTCACGAGTTAAGTGACGCCAAGAAAAAACTTGCTGAACTCAATGGAAGGTTCAATTCTTCAAACCAACAGCTTGCTTACCATGCACAAGGGCGCCTTCAACTTAACCCACAACAGATTCACACTCTACAACAGACTGTAAAAAGTTTAAGTGAAAGTGGCCTTGAACTGAATCATAAGGTTGGCACCCTAAATAGAGCAGGGACGAATGCTGCCGTATCTTTTGATAAAGCTTTAGGAGCACGCAGTCTAGTTGGGGAAGCAGACTTGTTCAAGTTAAACATGAATGATCCTAGCATGGCACGAAAATTTAAAAATTTCATACGGGAACTTGACTTGGATTCATACAATAAGAGGTGGGACAATTTACCACGTAATCAGGCAGTACCTGGAGAAGACAGTGAAACATGGCTAGTGTTAATGCATAATGAAAAAATCATAGGATGCACAGATTTTTCACCAGCTCTTGACTACAAAAAATCTGCAGTTGTAAATATCATCATAGATAAAAAATATCATGGCAGCGGTGTCAGTAAGGGCTTGTTTGAGGCAAGGAATGAAAATTTAAAAAAGAGCGGATACGCTTATCAGATAGGTAATGTTTACGATGAAACTAATGCTTCGCATATTGAGAAGCTAAAATCTAGCGGATGGCATGAAACCAAGGAGTCAATCGATTTCGAAGATGATTTAAGAAGTTTTTGGAAGGCTATAGATGACCGTTATGCTAATATACCGCCAAAATATGATGCTTAA
- a CDS encoding cupin domain-containing protein, whose translation MAKNQNYSASNLKIESVLVTERSWDGVKLAPYPQSQPELSVIKLYIPPNTILDWHIHSAPNVGYLLDGTLTLENKLSGEKIVAHAGGALAETLNVAHRGFTGESGATLIVFYAGTKGLPLSTPAK comes from the coding sequence GTGGCAAAAAATCAAAACTATAGTGCGAGCAACTTGAAAATAGAGTCAGTTCTAGTTACCGAGCGTTCCTGGGATGGCGTAAAGCTAGCACCCTACCCACAATCGCAACCAGAGTTGTCAGTTATAAAATTATATATCCCACCGAACACAATATTGGACTGGCATATACACTCAGCACCCAATGTGGGTTATCTTTTGGATGGGACTTTGACACTCGAAAACAAACTGAGTGGAGAAAAAATTGTGGCGCACGCAGGGGGCGCACTTGCTGAAACTCTGAATGTCGCACATCGAGGTTTTACAGGAGAGTCAGGAGCTACGCTTATTGTTTTTTATGCTGGAACAAAAGGGCTCCCTCTATCAACCCCTGCAAAATAG
- a CDS encoding IS3 family transposase, with product MASLGSGRLCVFYSWPGPMIRIDSIWLATQPMDMRAGTDTALARVVAVFGAAKPHCAYLFANRRANRMKVLVHESFFQLLKRERIKRKIYTTRQDARGDVFDYIEMFYNPKRRHSFNNQLTPVEFEKRYAASLESV from the coding sequence ATGGCCAGCCTCGGATCCGGACGGCTGTGCGTGTTTTATTCGTGGCCTGGCCCAATGATTCGCATCGACTCTATCTGGCTCGCCACCCAGCCCATGGACATGCGCGCCGGCACCGACACGGCACTGGCCCGAGTGGTTGCCGTGTTCGGTGCGGCGAAGCCGCACTGTGCATACCTCTTTGCCAACCGCCGGGCCAACCGCATGAAGGTGCTGGTGCATGAGAGTTTTTTCCAGCTGCTGAAACGGGAACGAATCAAGAGAAAAATCTACACCACGCGGCAAGATGCTCGTGGTGATGTGTTCGATTACATCGAGATGTTTTACAACCCAAAACGACGTCACAGTTTCAACAATCAGCTGACACCGGTAGAGTTTGAAAAGCGCTACGCCGCGAGCTTGGAGAGTGTCTAG